The following proteins are encoded in a genomic region of Streptomyces gobiensis:
- a CDS encoding SDR family oxidoreductase translates to MATHLITGAGSGIGEAVAQRLLERGDELWLLARNAGRAKELAERFAGTGGTVHTLVGDLGEPERLSWALSHQTLPGELDSLLHIAGVVELGTVAELTPKVWNATLAANLVAPAELTRLLLPHVRLARGHIIFANSGAGLRANAQWSAYAASKHGLKALADALRAEEAAHGIRVTSVYPGRTATAMQAKVHQQEGKEFHPADWMTPESVATTILTALDLPRGSEITDLSVRPSG, encoded by the coding sequence ATGGCTACACATCTGATCACGGGAGCAGGGTCCGGCATCGGAGAGGCGGTCGCACAGCGGCTGCTGGAACGTGGCGATGAGCTGTGGCTGCTGGCGCGCAACGCGGGACGTGCGAAGGAGCTGGCCGAGCGCTTCGCGGGAACCGGCGGTACGGTCCATACGCTCGTTGGCGACCTGGGCGAACCCGAGCGGCTCTCCTGGGCCCTCAGTCACCAGACGCTGCCCGGGGAACTGGACTCGCTGCTGCATATCGCGGGTGTCGTGGAGCTGGGCACGGTCGCTGAGCTGACGCCCAAGGTGTGGAACGCCACCCTGGCGGCCAATCTGGTGGCGCCCGCTGAGCTGACCCGGCTGCTGCTGCCGCACGTACGGCTGGCGCGCGGGCACATCATCTTCGCCAACTCCGGCGCCGGGCTGCGCGCGAACGCCCAGTGGAGCGCCTATGCCGCCAGCAAGCACGGCCTCAAGGCGCTCGCTGACGCGCTGCGTGCCGAGGAGGCGGCGCATGGCATCCGGGTGACCAGCGTCTACCCGGGGCGCACCGCCACCGCGATGCAGGCGAAGGTCCACCAGCAGGAGGGCAAGGAGTTCCACCCGGCGGACTGGATGACGCCGGAGTCGGTGGCGACCACCATCCTGACCGCTCTCGATCTGCCGCGCGGCAGCGAGATCACCGACCTGAGCGTCCGGCCGAGCGGCTGA
- a CDS encoding methionine synthase: protein MPGDDAREAAKTVTGSLEALPYLPELPARGPGADMIGRTAGMLVELYAHVEPSGWRISDRPGRDTKRARSWLGEDLDALEEFTQGYEDALKVSAVGPWTLAAALERRSGEAMLGDPGACRDLLESLAEGVRGHLAEVQRRVPGARTVLQLDEPSLGAVLHGRVPTASGYRTHRAVDRAVVEGALRDLVRAAGDTGTSVVVHTCAPEVPFALLRRAGVTGISVDFSLLTEREDEAIGEAVESGTALFAGVVPGTEPSSGALSDPAGSVMGVRSLWRRLGLSPGLLAESVVITPACGLAGASPAYAREALAHCARAARSLADNPE, encoded by the coding sequence ATGCCCGGTGACGACGCCCGGGAAGCGGCGAAGACCGTCACCGGTTCGCTGGAGGCGCTGCCATATCTGCCGGAGCTGCCCGCACGCGGGCCCGGCGCGGACATGATCGGGCGGACCGCCGGGATGCTGGTCGAGCTGTACGCGCATGTGGAGCCCAGCGGCTGGCGGATCAGCGACCGGCCGGGGCGGGACACCAAGCGGGCGCGGTCCTGGCTGGGCGAGGACCTGGATGCCCTGGAGGAGTTCACCCAGGGGTACGAGGACGCGCTCAAGGTCTCGGCCGTCGGCCCGTGGACGCTCGCCGCGGCGCTGGAGCGGCGCAGCGGTGAGGCGATGCTGGGGGACCCCGGGGCCTGCCGGGATCTGCTGGAGTCCCTGGCCGAGGGGGTGCGCGGACATCTGGCGGAGGTGCAGCGCCGGGTGCCGGGAGCCCGTACCGTGCTGCAGCTCGATGAGCCCTCGCTCGGCGCGGTGCTGCACGGCCGCGTCCCGACGGCGAGCGGCTACCGCACACACCGGGCCGTCGACCGGGCCGTCGTCGAGGGCGCGCTGCGCGATCTCGTACGGGCCGCCGGGGATACCGGCACCTCCGTAGTGGTGCACACCTGTGCGCCGGAGGTGCCCTTCGCGCTGCTGCGGCGGGCCGGGGTTACCGGGATCTCGGTGGACTTCTCCCTGCTTACCGAGCGTGAGGATGAGGCGATCGGGGAAGCGGTGGAGTCCGGCACCGCGCTCTTCGCGGGTGTCGTGCCCGGCACCGAGCCGAGCTCGGGTGCATTGTCAGACCCGGCCGGTAGCGTCATGGGTGTCAGGTCGCTATGGCGCAGGCTGGGGCTGTCGCCCGGGCTCCTTGCGGAGTCTGTGGTGATCACTCCGGCGTGCGGTCTCGCGGGTGCCTCGCCGGCGTACGCGCGCGAGGCGCTGGCGCACTGCGCCCGGGCGGCGAGATCGCTCGCAGACAACCCTGAGTAA
- the ligA gene encoding NAD-dependent DNA ligase LigA produces the protein MAAEQHAAVPAAAREKHARLAEQIEEHRFRYYVKDAPIISDAEFDRLLRELEGLEDEHPGLRTPDSPTQKVAGQYETEFTEVQHRERMLSLDNAFDEEELTTWADRIARELEGIPYHFLCELKLDGLAVNLTYEHGRLTRAATRGDGRTGEDITPNVRTIEDIPERLTGDQIPDLVEIRGEVFFPMERFQELNARLVADGKPPFANPRNAAAGSLRQKDPKITASRPLHMLVHGVGALEGMDLDRLSHAYELLKKWGLPTSEHNKVVDSIDGVRKFIADSASQRHSLGQEIDGAVIKLDEIRLQGRLGSTSRAPRWAIAWKFAPEEVNTKLLDIRVGVGRTGRVTPYAVVEPVTVAGSEVEFATLHNQEVVKSKGVLIGDTVVLRKAGDVIPEILGPVAGLRDGSEREFEMPTECPDCGSALRPMKEGDIDLRCPNARSCPAQLRERTYYLAGRKCLDIENFGYVAATALTQPLEPAEPPLKDEGGLFDLTVEELLPIKSYVLDPDSGLPKRDPKTGEEKVVTFFANQKGEPKKNTLAMLENIQAAKRRPLARIITGLSIRHVGPVAAQALAREFRSLDRIAEADEAELAAVEGVGETIAASVKDWFAEDWHRDIVERWRAAGVRMTEEGGEDIGPRPLEGLTVVVTGTLRSHTRDGAKEALQNLGAKVTGSVSKKTGFVVVGDNPGSKYDKAVQLKVPIVDDEGFAVLLEHGPDAAREAALTPEA, from the coding sequence GTGGCTGCCGAACAGCACGCAGCAGTGCCCGCCGCGGCGCGGGAGAAGCACGCGCGACTGGCGGAGCAGATCGAGGAGCACCGCTTCCGGTACTACGTGAAGGACGCTCCCATCATCAGCGACGCCGAGTTCGACCGGCTGCTGCGTGAGCTGGAGGGGCTGGAGGACGAGCACCCCGGGCTCAGGACCCCGGACTCGCCGACCCAGAAGGTCGCGGGACAGTACGAGACCGAGTTCACCGAGGTCCAGCACCGTGAGCGGATGCTGTCCCTGGACAACGCCTTCGATGAGGAGGAGCTGACCACCTGGGCGGACCGCATCGCCCGGGAGCTGGAAGGGATCCCGTATCACTTTCTCTGCGAGCTCAAGCTCGACGGCCTCGCGGTCAATCTGACGTATGAGCACGGCAGGCTGACCCGCGCCGCGACCCGGGGGGACGGGCGCACGGGAGAGGACATCACGCCCAATGTGCGCACCATCGAGGACATTCCGGAGCGGCTGACCGGCGATCAGATCCCGGACTTGGTGGAGATCCGGGGGGAGGTCTTCTTCCCGATGGAGCGCTTCCAGGAGCTCAACGCCCGGCTGGTGGCGGACGGCAAGCCGCCGTTCGCCAACCCGCGTAACGCCGCGGCCGGTTCGCTGCGGCAGAAGGACCCGAAGATCACCGCCAGCCGCCCGCTGCATATGCTCGTGCATGGCGTCGGGGCGCTGGAAGGCATGGATCTGGACCGGCTCTCGCACGCCTATGAGCTGCTGAAGAAGTGGGGGCTGCCGACCTCCGAGCACAACAAGGTGGTCGACTCGATCGACGGGGTGCGGAAGTTCATCGCCGACTCGGCCAGCCAGCGGCACTCGCTGGGACAGGAGATCGACGGTGCTGTCATCAAGCTCGATGAGATCCGGCTGCAGGGACGGCTGGGATCCACCTCGCGGGCGCCGCGCTGGGCGATCGCCTGGAAGTTCGCGCCCGAGGAGGTCAACACCAAGCTGCTGGACATCCGCGTCGGCGTCGGGCGGACCGGGCGGGTCACGCCGTACGCGGTGGTGGAGCCCGTCACGGTCGCGGGCTCGGAGGTGGAGTTCGCCACCCTGCACAACCAGGAAGTGGTGAAGTCCAAGGGCGTCCTCATCGGGGACACCGTCGTGCTGCGCAAGGCCGGCGATGTCATTCCGGAGATCCTGGGCCCGGTTGCCGGCCTGCGGGACGGCAGCGAGCGGGAGTTCGAGATGCCCACCGAGTGCCCCGACTGCGGCAGCGCGCTGCGCCCCATGAAGGAGGGCGACATCGATCTGCGCTGCCCCAACGCCCGCTCCTGCCCGGCACAGTTGCGGGAGCGTACTTACTATCTGGCGGGCCGTAAGTGCCTGGACATCGAGAACTTCGGCTATGTGGCCGCCACGGCGCTCACTCAGCCGCTGGAGCCGGCGGAGCCGCCGTTGAAGGATGAGGGCGGGCTCTTCGATCTGACGGTGGAAGAGCTGCTGCCCATCAAGTCCTATGTGCTGGACCCGGACAGCGGCCTGCCCAAGCGTGACCCCAAGACGGGCGAGGAGAAGGTTGTTACCTTCTTCGCCAACCAGAAGGGCGAGCCGAAGAAGAACACCCTGGCCATGCTGGAGAACATCCAGGCCGCCAAGCGACGGCCGCTCGCCAGGATCATTACCGGCCTGTCCATCCGGCATGTCGGGCCGGTGGCGGCCCAGGCGCTGGCCCGTGAATTCCGCTCGCTGGACCGTATCGCCGAGGCGGACGAGGCCGAGCTGGCGGCGGTCGAGGGGGTGGGTGAGACCATCGCGGCCTCGGTGAAGGACTGGTTCGCCGAGGACTGGCACCGCGACATCGTCGAGCGGTGGCGGGCCGCGGGGGTCCGGATGACGGAAGAGGGCGGCGAGGACATCGGGCCGCGCCCGCTGGAGGGTCTCACCGTGGTCGTAACGGGAACTCTTCGGTCACACACCCGGGACGGCGCAAAAGAGGCACTGCAGAACCTGGGCGCGAAAGTGACTGGTTCTGTATCAAAAAAGACTGGATTCGTCGTTGTAGGGGATAACCCCGGATCAAAATATGACAAAGCCGTCCAGTTGAAGGTGCCGATTGTGGATGATGAGGGCTTCGCCGTCCTGCTGGAACACGGCCCTGACGCGGCCCGCGAGGCCGCCTTGACCCCGGAGGCGTAG
- a CDS encoding putative bifunctional diguanylate cyclase/phosphodiesterase yields MQQTSVERGREQLRHDLPNISPADGVERVSWIQRLATTSVPGLSLLVVAGAAAALAIGVYRVLDQGRALFPGATAGWAFAILTGVIVGHLVAIGRDRWWGGTGSGAALTLAILLLYGWVPATLISLAVVVLVGAVRHHRWRQAVVHGAVDILGVGASALTMAAFGTHPSVEAPWAPADWRWAALPEVLIAACTYLFITRVLLWYCLAPRSGGLPTAARTALLRQGLVCVALLGISPLIVVVAVHMPVLLPLFAVPLIALDSTLWIARARAEEQLRDPLTGLPNRLWLMERTWSALDEADRQGARSALILIDLDRFRSVNDTLGHRAGDRLLLQIADRLRLELPRDAEAARLGGDEFAVLLPLADSATSAQRVARALVSALSSPLDLDGLTLVLEASAGVAVFPDHAREAEGLLRRADVAMYEAKRERTGVEVYDATRDGNTPDRLGLLGDLRRALDAGDVELHYQPKVAFDGEVAGLEALVRWMHPERGKVPPDEFIAIAESSGLMPRLTEYVLDTALRQVAVWRAVGLKVPVAVNVSPRDVHTPGFAGAVAARLARHGVPAGALQLEITEHVLLEDPQQAADTLAGLTGHGVKMSLDDFGTGYSSLVHLRRLPVSELKIDRSFVARLAVDTEDAEIVRCTVDLAHSLGLLVVAEGVEDDETWERLRDLGCDAVQGWLVSAAMPPAETTAWLRARDSVPVALPPGVSAAAEKAPGPVQ; encoded by the coding sequence ATGCAGCAGACATCTGTAGAACGTGGACGGGAACAGCTCCGCCACGATCTTCCGAACATCTCTCCGGCCGATGGCGTTGAACGGGTCAGCTGGATTCAACGCCTGGCGACCACGTCAGTCCCCGGACTCTCCCTGCTCGTTGTCGCCGGAGCGGCGGCAGCGCTGGCCATCGGCGTCTACCGGGTGCTGGACCAAGGCCGCGCGCTCTTCCCCGGCGCGACCGCCGGCTGGGCCTTCGCCATCCTCACCGGCGTCATCGTTGGCCACTTGGTGGCCATCGGCCGGGACCGCTGGTGGGGCGGCACCGGCTCCGGCGCCGCCCTCACTCTCGCCATCCTGTTGCTCTACGGCTGGGTTCCGGCCACTTTGATCAGCCTCGCTGTGGTGGTGCTGGTCGGCGCCGTCCGGCACCACCGCTGGCGGCAGGCCGTGGTGCACGGGGCCGTCGACATCCTTGGCGTTGGCGCCTCGGCGCTGACTATGGCCGCCTTCGGCACTCACCCGTCCGTGGAAGCCCCCTGGGCACCCGCCGATTGGCGATGGGCCGCGCTGCCTGAGGTGCTGATCGCGGCCTGCACGTATCTGTTCATCACCCGGGTGCTGCTCTGGTACTGCCTGGCGCCCCGCAGCGGCGGACTGCCCACGGCCGCGCGCACCGCGCTGCTGCGGCAGGGGCTCGTCTGTGTCGCACTGCTCGGCATTTCGCCGCTGATCGTGGTCGTCGCCGTCCATATGCCGGTATTGCTGCCGCTCTTCGCCGTGCCGCTGATCGCGCTGGACTCCACGCTGTGGATCGCCCGCGCACGCGCCGAGGAGCAACTGCGCGATCCGCTCACCGGATTGCCCAACCGGCTCTGGCTGATGGAGCGCACCTGGTCCGCGCTGGATGAGGCCGACCGGCAGGGAGCGCGGTCCGCGCTCATACTGATCGACCTCGATCGCTTCCGCTCGGTCAATGACACCCTGGGGCACCGTGCGGGTGACCGGCTGCTGCTCCAGATAGCGGACCGGCTCCGGCTGGAGCTCCCGCGGGACGCGGAGGCGGCCCGGCTCGGCGGCGATGAGTTCGCGGTGCTGCTACCGCTGGCCGACTCAGCGACCAGCGCACAGCGTGTCGCCCGGGCCCTGGTCTCCGCACTGAGCTCACCGCTGGATCTGGACGGCCTGACGCTGGTGCTGGAGGCCAGCGCGGGGGTCGCCGTCTTCCCCGACCACGCGCGGGAGGCCGAGGGCCTGCTCCGCCGCGCGGATGTGGCGATGTACGAGGCCAAACGGGAGCGCACTGGCGTGGAGGTCTACGACGCCACCCGGGACGGCAACACCCCCGACCGGCTCGGACTCCTGGGTGACCTGCGGCGTGCCCTGGACGCGGGCGACGTTGAGCTGCACTACCAGCCCAAGGTCGCCTTCGACGGAGAGGTCGCCGGTCTGGAGGCGCTGGTGCGGTGGATGCACCCGGAGCGGGGCAAGGTGCCGCCGGATGAGTTCATCGCCATCGCCGAGTCCTCTGGGCTGATGCCCCGGCTGACCGAGTACGTACTGGACACCGCGCTGCGGCAGGTCGCCGTCTGGCGTGCGGTGGGCCTGAAGGTGCCGGTCGCGGTCAATGTGTCGCCCAGGGATGTGCACACCCCCGGCTTCGCGGGCGCGGTGGCCGCCCGGCTGGCCCGGCACGGCGTCCCGGCGGGGGCGTTGCAGCTGGAGATAACCGAGCATGTGCTGCTTGAGGACCCGCAGCAGGCGGCGGACACGCTGGCCGGGCTGACCGGCCACGGAGTGAAGATGTCCCTGGACGACTTCGGCACCGGATACTCCTCGCTGGTGCACTTGCGGCGGCTGCCGGTGAGTGAGCTGAAGATCGACCGGTCGTTTGTGGCCCGGCTGGCGGTGGACACCGAGGACGCGGAGATTGTGCGCTGCACGGTCGACTTGGCCCACTCCCTGGGGCTTCTTGTGGTCGCTGAGGGCGTCGAGGACGACGAGACCTGGGAGCGGCTTCGGGATCTGGGCTGTGACGCGGTACAGGGGTGGCTCGTCTCGGCGGCGATGCCGCCTGCGGAGACCACTGCGTGGCTGAGGGCGCGGGACAGTGTGCCGGTGGCGTTGCCGCCGGGGGTTTCCGCGGCTGCGGAGAAGGCCCCAGGCCCGGTCCAGTGA
- a CDS encoding acetylserotonin O-methyltransferase — protein MADDSRGPDGILELATGFMAAKTLLSAVELGLFSRLGNGPVTGDRLRDELGLAKRSARDFFDALVSLGMLERHGDTYANTPDTARYLDRASPDYLGGWLEMLNERLYGFWGQLTTGLRTGLPQNEAAGRQPGETDFFGELYSDPQRLRDFQRAMSGLSARSVDALAQAVDWRGYRTVCDVGSAQGALLAGLLTAHPQLRGVGFDLPAVGPVLTEYVRERGLADRVDFVPGDFFTDPLPRAEVLIFGHILHDWDLPTKRMLLEKAYEALPEGGMVVLYETLIDDERRVNTAGLLMSLNMLIETPGGFDYTGADAVRWLTDTGFHNPRVVPLTARESAVTAIR, from the coding sequence GTGGCAGACGACTCGCGCGGACCGGACGGCATCCTGGAGCTGGCGACCGGGTTCATGGCCGCCAAGACCCTGCTCAGCGCGGTGGAGCTCGGTCTGTTCAGCCGGCTGGGCAACGGTCCGGTGACCGGTGACCGGCTACGGGACGAGCTCGGTCTGGCCAAACGCTCGGCCCGTGACTTCTTCGACGCCCTGGTCTCGCTGGGCATGCTGGAGCGCCATGGCGACACCTACGCCAATACCCCGGACACCGCCCGCTATCTGGACCGCGCCTCGCCGGACTATCTGGGCGGCTGGCTGGAGATGCTGAACGAACGGCTCTATGGCTTCTGGGGGCAGCTGACGACCGGGCTGCGGACCGGGCTGCCGCAGAACGAGGCGGCCGGCCGGCAGCCGGGTGAGACCGATTTCTTCGGCGAGCTCTACAGCGATCCGCAGCGGCTGCGGGATTTCCAGCGCGCGATGAGCGGGCTGTCGGCACGGTCCGTCGACGCGCTGGCCCAGGCCGTCGACTGGCGGGGCTACCGCACCGTCTGTGATGTGGGCTCCGCGCAGGGCGCGCTGCTGGCCGGGCTGCTGACCGCGCACCCTCAGCTGCGGGGTGTGGGTTTCGACCTTCCGGCGGTCGGTCCGGTGCTGACGGAGTACGTACGGGAGCGGGGGCTCGCGGACCGGGTTGACTTCGTGCCCGGTGACTTCTTCACCGACCCGCTGCCCCGGGCGGAGGTGCTTATTTTCGGCCACATCCTGCATGACTGGGATCTGCCGACGAAGCGGATGCTGCTGGAGAAGGCGTATGAGGCGCTGCCGGAGGGCGGCATGGTGGTGCTCTACGAGACCCTGATCGATGATGAGCGGCGGGTGAATACGGCTGGCCTGCTGATGAGCCTCAATATGCTCATTGAGACGCCCGGCGGCTTCGACTACACCGGAGCGGACGCGGTGCGGTGGCTCACCGACACGGGCTTCCACAACCCCCGGGTCGTCCCCCTGACAGCCCGGGAGTCAGCGGTAACCGCCATCCGCTAG
- the gatC gene encoding Asp-tRNA(Asn)/Glu-tRNA(Gln) amidotransferase subunit GatC produces the protein MPGITREEVAHLARLARLELKDEELEHFSGQLDDIIGAVAAVSDVADEDVPPTSHPLPLTNVMRPDEVRPSLTPEQALSSAPAQEQQRFKVPQILGEE, from the coding sequence ATGCCTGGCATTACGCGCGAGGAGGTCGCTCACCTCGCTCGGCTGGCGCGCCTGGAGCTGAAGGACGAAGAGCTCGAGCACTTCTCCGGACAGCTCGACGACATCATCGGAGCGGTCGCCGCCGTCTCCGACGTCGCCGATGAGGACGTACCGCCGACCTCCCACCCGCTGCCGCTGACCAATGTCATGCGCCCGGACGAGGTCCGTCCGAGCCTGACCCCCGAGCAGGCGCTCTCCAGCGCCCCGGCCCAGGAGCAGCAGCGTTTCAAGGTGCCGCAGATTCTGGGGGAGGAGTGA
- the gatA gene encoding Asp-tRNA(Asn)/Glu-tRNA(Gln) amidotransferase subunit GatA, translating to MADLIRLTAAETAAKIASGEVTAVEVAEAHLARIEAVDEKVHAFLHIDREGALAKAREVDERRARGEKLGPLAGVPLALKDVFTTEGVPTTVGSKILEGWIPPYDATLTKRLKDADVVILGKTNMDEFAMGSSTENSAYGPTGNPWDLTRIPGGSGGGSSAALASYQAPLAIGTDTGGSIRQPAAVTGTVGVKPTYGGVSRYGLVAFSSSLDQGGPCARTVLDAALLHEVIAGHDPMDSTSIDAPVPPVVEAARNGEVRGMRVGVVKEFAGEGYQAGVMQRFNESAELLRELGAEIVEISCPSFDKALAAYYLIAPSECSSNLARFDGLRYGLRVGDDGTRSAEDVTALTREAGFGDEVKRRIMLGTYALSSGYYDAYYGSAQKVRTLITRDFEKAFESVDVLISPTTPTTAFPIGERVDDPMAMYLADLCTIPSNLAGNAAMSLPCGLAPEDGLPVGLQIIAPAMADDRLYRVGAAVEAAFQARWGHPLLEEAPSL from the coding sequence ATGGCTGATCTGATCAGGCTTACGGCGGCGGAGACCGCCGCGAAGATCGCGAGCGGTGAGGTCACCGCCGTCGAGGTCGCCGAGGCGCATCTGGCCCGGATCGAGGCGGTGGACGAGAAGGTGCACGCCTTCTTGCACATCGACCGTGAGGGCGCGCTGGCCAAGGCCCGCGAGGTCGATGAGAGGCGGGCCCGGGGCGAGAAGCTGGGACCGCTGGCCGGTGTGCCGCTGGCGCTGAAGGACGTCTTCACCACTGAGGGCGTGCCCACCACCGTCGGTTCCAAGATCCTCGAGGGCTGGATTCCGCCGTATGACGCCACGCTGACCAAGCGGCTCAAGGACGCCGATGTGGTGATCCTCGGCAAGACCAATATGGATGAGTTCGCCATGGGCTCCTCCACCGAGAACAGCGCGTACGGGCCGACCGGCAACCCCTGGGACCTCACCCGGATCCCCGGCGGCTCCGGTGGCGGTTCGTCCGCCGCGCTCGCCTCGTACCAGGCCCCGCTGGCCATCGGTACGGACACCGGCGGCTCCATCCGGCAGCCCGCCGCCGTGACCGGCACCGTCGGCGTCAAGCCGACCTACGGCGGGGTGTCCCGGTACGGCCTGGTCGCCTTCTCCTCCTCCCTCGACCAGGGCGGCCCCTGCGCCCGTACGGTCCTGGACGCCGCCCTGCTGCACGAGGTCATCGCCGGGCACGACCCGATGGACTCCACCTCCATCGACGCCCCGGTGCCGCCGGTCGTCGAGGCGGCCCGTAACGGCGAAGTGCGGGGCATGCGCGTCGGCGTCGTCAAGGAGTTCGCCGGGGAGGGCTACCAGGCCGGTGTGATGCAGCGCTTCAACGAGTCCGCCGAGCTGCTGCGCGAGCTGGGCGCCGAGATCGTCGAGATCTCCTGCCCGTCCTTCGACAAGGCGCTGGCGGCCTACTATCTGATCGCACCGAGCGAGTGCTCCTCGAACCTCGCCCGCTTCGACGGGCTGCGGTACGGGCTGCGGGTCGGCGACGACGGCACCAGGTCCGCCGAGGACGTCACCGCGCTGACCCGGGAGGCCGGTTTCGGCGACGAGGTCAAGCGCCGGATCATGCTCGGCACGTATGCGCTCAGCTCCGGCTACTACGACGCGTACTACGGCTCCGCGCAGAAGGTACGGACGCTCATCACCCGTGACTTCGAGAAGGCCTTCGAGTCCGTGGATGTGCTGATCTCGCCCACCACGCCGACCACTGCCTTCCCGATCGGTGAGCGGGTGGACGACCCGATGGCGATGTACCTCGCCGACCTGTGCACCATCCCGTCCAACCTGGCCGGAAACGCCGCCATGTCGCTGCCCTGCGGCCTGGCCCCGGAGGACGGGCTCCCGGTGGGGCTCCAGATCATCGCCCCCGCCATGGCCGACGACCGGCTCTACCGTGTCGGAGCTGCCGTTGAGGCCGCCTTCCAGGCACGTTGGGGTCACCCACTGCTTGAGGAGGCACCGTCGCTATGA
- the gatB gene encoding Asp-tRNA(Asn)/Glu-tRNA(Gln) amidotransferase subunit GatB, which yields MTVIDLVSYEDALASYDPVMGLEVHVELGTKTKMFCGCSTALGSDANSQTCPTCLGLPGSLPVVNATGVESAIKIGLALNCQIAEWCRFARKNYFYPDMPKNFQTSQYDEPIAFNGYLDVQLEDGEVFRVEIERAHMEEDTGKSTHVGGATGRIHGALHSLLDYNRAGIPLIEIVTKPIEGAGARAPEVAKAYVTELRELIKALGVSEARMEMGQMRCDVNLSLMPKDSATFGTRSETKNVNSLRSVERAVRFEIQRHAAVLGTGGIVVQETRHFHEDDGTTTSGRVKEEAEDYRYFPEPDLVPVAPSREWVEELRASLPELPRLRRNRLREEWDISAHEMQSVLNAGAIDLIVATIDAGAPADQARKWWMGELARRANEEGAELAALPITPDQVARVCALVKEGSLNDKLARQTIEGVLAGEGTPDEVVEKRGLKVVSDEGALSAAVDEAIAANGPIADKIRGGKVAAAGALVGAVMKATRGQADAARVRELILEKLGVEG from the coding sequence GTGACTGTCATTGACCTGGTGTCATACGAGGACGCGCTGGCTTCCTACGACCCCGTCATGGGTCTGGAGGTCCATGTCGAACTCGGCACCAAGACCAAGATGTTCTGCGGCTGCTCCACCGCCCTCGGCTCGGACGCCAACTCGCAGACCTGCCCCACCTGCCTCGGCCTGCCCGGCTCGCTTCCGGTCGTCAACGCGACCGGTGTGGAGTCCGCCATCAAGATCGGTCTGGCACTGAACTGCCAGATCGCTGAATGGTGCCGCTTCGCCCGGAAGAACTACTTCTATCCGGATATGCCGAAGAACTTTCAGACCTCGCAGTATGACGAGCCCATCGCCTTCAACGGCTATCTGGACGTTCAGCTGGAGGACGGCGAGGTCTTCCGCGTGGAGATCGAACGCGCCCATATGGAGGAGGACACCGGCAAGTCGACGCATGTGGGCGGCGCCACCGGCCGTATCCACGGCGCCTTGCACTCGCTGCTCGACTACAACCGCGCCGGTATCCCGCTGATCGAGATCGTCACCAAGCCGATCGAGGGCGCGGGCGCGCGGGCCCCGGAGGTCGCCAAGGCATACGTCACCGAACTGCGTGAGCTCATCAAGGCCCTCGGCGTCTCCGAGGCCCGGATGGAGATGGGCCAGATGCGCTGCGACGTCAACCTGTCGCTGATGCCGAAGGACTCCGCGACCTTCGGCACCCGGAGCGAGACCAAGAACGTCAACTCGCTGCGGAGCGTGGAGCGCGCGGTCCGCTTTGAGATCCAGCGGCACGCGGCGGTGCTCGGCACGGGCGGCATCGTCGTCCAGGAGACCCGGCACTTCCACGAGGACGACGGCACCACCACCTCCGGCCGGGTCAAGGAGGAGGCGGAGGACTACCGCTACTTCCCCGAGCCCGATCTGGTGCCGGTCGCCCCGTCCCGGGAGTGGGTGGAGGAACTGCGCGCTTCGCTGCCCGAGCTGCCACGGCTGCGCCGCAACCGGCTGCGCGAGGAGTGGGACATCTCCGCTCATGAGATGCAGTCCGTGCTCAACGCCGGTGCCATCGACCTGATCGTCGCCACCATCGACGCCGGTGCCCCGGCCGACCAGGCCCGTAAGTGGTGGATGGGCGAGCTGGCCCGCCGGGCCAACGAGGAGGGCGCCGAGCTGGCCGCGCTGCCGATCACCCCGGACCAGGTCGCCCGGGTATGCGCCCTGGTCAAGGAGGGCTCCCTCAACGACAAGCTGGCCCGCCAGACCATTGAGGGCGTACTCGCCGGGGAAGGCACTCCGGACGAGGTCGTCGAGAAGCGCGGCCTGAAGGTCGTTTCCGACGAGGGCGCGCTCAGTGCGGCCGTCGATGAGGCGATCGCCGCGAATGGGCCCATCGCCGACAAGATCCGCGGTGGCAAGGTCGCGGCGGCGGGGGCGCTGGTCGGCGCCGTGATGAAGGCCACCCGTGGCCAGGCGGACGCCGCGCGCGTGCGCGAGCTGATCCTGGAGAAGCTCGGCGTCGAAGGCTGA